AGACATACTTCAGGATGTCGTCGCGCTCGTCCCAGCAGAAATCGACGTCGATGTCGGGCGGATCCTTGCGGCCCGGGTTCAGGAAGCGATCGAAGTAGAGATCGTGCTCCAGCGGATCGACATGCGTGATTCCGAGCGCGTAGGAGACCAGGCTGGCCGCCGCCGAGCCGCGCCCGCAGGTGCGCGGCGATTGCCGCACGATGTCCTCCACCACCAGGAAGTAATCGGCGAAGCGCTTCTCACGGATAATCTTCAGCTCGTACTCGAGGCGCGCGCGGGCCGCCTCGCTGATGCCACCGTAGCGCCGCACGACCCCTTCCTCGGCGCGTTGCCGCAGCAGCGTGAAGGCCTCCTCGGGATCGCGCCCCTGGAAGCGCGGGAAGATCAGCGCTCCCCAGGGAGGGGTGCTGCGGGCGCAGCGCGCCGCAATCTCGGCGCCCTGCTCGACCGCCTCGGGGCAGAATGAGAAGAGCCGCTCCATCTCCTCCGGCGGGCGAAGCCAGGCGCCGCGCGGCGCCAGCTCGGCGGCAGGGACGCGATCGCGCGTGGTGTTGAGCGCGATGGCGCGCAGCATCCGGTGCATCTCCCAGTCCCCCGGCACGACGAAGGTGACGTCGCCGATCGCCACCGGTGGAATCCCCAGATCCCGCGCGGCGCGCAGGCGATCCAGCGAGCCGGGAGTCGCCGCCAGCGCCAGGTAGAGATCGCTCTTCGATTGCGTCGCGAGCGCGCGCAGCAGCTCGACGCAGGGAGTCAGGATGATCAGCCCGGCGCGCTCGAAGCCGGCCCTGAGGGTGAAGGATTTTTCGAGGTGCCGCCGGGTGAGCAGCCGGCACAAATTCGCATACCCTTCGTCGCTTGCCGCGAGACAGAAGGCGGATCCGTCCGGCGCGCGCACCTCGGCGCCCAGGATCGGATGGATCCCCGCCGCCTTCGTCACCTCCCAGAAGCGCACCGCGCCGTAGATCCCGTCGGTATCGGTGAGCGCCAGAGTCGTGATCCCAAGGCGCAATGCCGAGGCGACCAGCTCCTCGGGCGAGGCGGTGCCGCGCACCAGGCTGTAATGCGAACGCACCGCCAGGTGGACGAAGCGGCTCATCACCCCTCCACCGGCCGCGCGACGCGCCGGAACCCGACCGAGGCGCCGCCGAAGCGCTCGCGGATCCGGTCCAGCGCCGCGGTCAGCGCGGAGTCTCGCCGCTCGTGGCGTATCGCTTCGTTCTCGCCGGTAACGGGCCCCTCGCAGCACTGCTTCGCGGCAGCCAGAAAAGCGGCGCGCGCTTCACGCTCCGAGACCGCCTCGTCGCGGCCGAGCGCTGGGGCATCACCCTTCGTTTCCACCGCGGCCGGCTCCTCGAACAGCGACATCTGGCCGGTGGCGGCGCGCAGCTCCGCCAGCGTCAGCTCCAGATGACGGATCTGGATTCGCCGGCCGCGGGCCGCCTCGAACAGCCGCCGCGCCACCTCGCGCACGGCGAGATCGCCGCAGGCCGGCCGTTTCGGCCGCTCCTCGCGCGCCGATTCCACGCCATCCGCATAGCACAGCCGCAGCCGCACGCAGCCCGCCTCGAGCCGCATGCGGCGCACCTGCGCCGCGGCGCGCGCCGCCAGGCGATCCAGCGCCTCGAGCTGCACGGCATCCTCGTTGGAGTCTTCCGGCAGCGTCTCCTCCTCGCGCACCGCCGGGGTCGCCTCGGGCGGGCGCACCGGCGACGGATCGATGCCGCGCGCCTCGCGGTAGAGGCGCCAGGCGCGCTGTCCGAACAGCAATCTCAGGTGAGGAATGTCGAGCGCCGCCAGCTCGCGGACGCGAGCGATGTTCACTTCCGAGAGGATCTCGCGCGCCGGGAGATCGATTCCCGGCAGCAGGTCGACGTCGAGCGGCGCCAGAAACGGCGCCTCGCTCCCCGGGAAGACGTCGTACAGCCGCCCGGGACGGATGACGCGCGCCGCCGCGCGGCTCACCAGCTTGTTGGAGGCCACTCCGAGCGTCGCCGCCAGCCGCAGCCGCTGGCGCACCTCGCGCTGGATGCGGTCGGCCGAATCGACGGAACGACCGAACAGCCTCGTGGTGCCGGTCATGTCCAGAAAGACGTGCCCCGCCCCCGCCGGCTCGAGCAGCGGCGAGTAGCCGTTCAGGACTTTCAGGATGGCATCGGAGGCGCGCCGGTAGAGCGGCGCGTTGGGAGGCAGGACGATCAGGTCACGGCAGATGCGGACGGCCCGGGCCAGGGACATCCCGCGGTAGACCCCTTCACGGCGGGCTTCCAGCGAGGCGACGACGATCGCCGCCCGGGTGGACGACGAAGGAGCGACCACCACCGGCCTTCCCACCAGGCGCGGCGCCACCACCCGCTCCACCGCCACGGGAAACGCCGGAATGTCGAGATGGAAGATCGCGCGCTCCATCGCCCAACCATCAAAGCGAGTCCCATCCGGCCGGCCGTGAAAGAATCATCGGTCTCCTTCAGACGGGAAACTTCCGGATCAAGCCGACGAC
This portion of the Candidatus Polarisedimenticolia bacterium genome encodes:
- a CDS encoding DNA polymerase IV, translating into MERAIFHLDIPAFPVAVERVVAPRLVGRPVVVAPSSSTRAAIVVASLEARREGVYRGMSLARAVRICRDLIVLPPNAPLYRRASDAILKVLNGYSPLLEPAGAGHVFLDMTGTTRLFGRSVDSADRIQREVRQRLRLAATLGVASNKLVSRAAARVIRPGRLYDVFPGSEAPFLAPLDVDLLPGIDLPAREILSEVNIARVRELAALDIPHLRLLFGQRAWRLYREARGIDPSPVRPPEATPAVREEETLPEDSNEDAVQLEALDRLAARAAAQVRRMRLEAGCVRLRLCYADGVESAREERPKRPACGDLAVREVARRLFEAARGRRIQIRHLELTLAELRAATGQMSLFEEPAAVETKGDAPALGRDEAVSEREARAAFLAAAKQCCEGPVTGENEAIRHERRDSALTAALDRIRERFGGASVGFRRVARPVEG